The genome window atccgagtagaaaaagttagatttttttactgtgaaaaccacaaatatgtttaacaaaccattttttattacttataatgcaaatataaattgttgtttgctaaatatgtgcatacattttaaaaatgtacaaagttatatgtaactatttacatttaaatgcaggcaatgctcattcagcagtctcctcattgttttgactcattaaacgaaaaaccgactccactacacactaaacacactacaccaaacactacataacacactaactatacactccaaacatgctaaatgtcacaaatctctcaactctcaatatcgctgtctgtacaccgaccgtcgttgcctgtcattcatccgccgatgtccctcccacaacttcccgttcctcaacaaccagacttgctgcttggacactttcgtgacaaaagcccgtttttaccgtttcttcctgcaccagacacaaagcaaatgtgacggcaatgttcgcgaaaaagcgtggaggacattatttaccctgagtccggttttggacgtgccggtgggtccggtccgtgGACTCAGGAGGTGGGCTATGTGGGTGGGCTaacggctagcagctagctacacacgaacatctacagattccgattccactttgttgtccgcgcgtctccagatctcctcagacccgaacagactcggtccggactcatttagtctcattaatccacaacagtcagtttagatgcacagaacagaacggggccgaactgccggcaaaatcccggtccagctcgcgctgctgcagttATAAATCCgcttaaggtgtgtcgtggagtcgggctctgcagtgattggctctggtgcgcacgtgactgtggtggctccggtggacaatgctcgcggaatttgtaaagcatttatgaaatcatttattaacagtatcattgcagtccaaacaaatgtgaagttgcacacccttgaaccatgctgcagccatgttgaaactctcaggtcagtctgatcctgatccgcagagatatttcaggaacacatacatacacacacagacagacagacagacagacagagattccttgcttttatagagagattgaTATGTTCTTTCCTCTACGAGCCTTCGTATGTTTGTGATAtgttcaaaaaaggaaaaaaaagaaaagtaattaCAACACATATAAATAACTTTATGTCCGTGGTTATAGTAATGGTATGTCTGTAACGTTTCTTGTAACCGAATCTTCACAATTGTGGCTAAAGTATATATCAGAATCAAGGAATGACATTTAAAGATCACAGGCAACAGTATTGTTTACAATGATATTATGTGACTGTATGTCTAATATCCCTGATTAGGCCTATATTTGGAAACTAGACTGTTAACATGGTTTACAGATTGGTTATgtataaaataaagaattgCAATTATCCTCATGACTGTACATTATTTTACCTGCTCCGTCATTttgacctgttgaaataccttaAAAGGGCCAGTACAATTCATAAACGGCTGTGTTTCAcatgccaaaaagtgattgcctTAACTTGTGACTGAAAAGTTGTTTCTAcatcaaaattattttatttcactcttagtggttatatttgacagattttAAACAATCCAGCCATTGTTACTACTGTATTttacctgccaaaaagtgattacagctcctaccttgtgactgaaaaGTTGTCTCTGCATCAAAATGACTTTATTTCACTTTCGGTGGTAATAGTTGACATTCCAGATGGGGCGCTGTTTCACTTATTTTAAGAAACACGTTGAAACAAACcagttgtgtgttttaatttggAGAAAGTAGGTTGCAATCCTCCTTGCATTAATTATGTtattgatataaaataaaaagagctgtTCAATTCAAATTATAAATCTTTGTGAAGAAAACGTGGAAACCACTTCAGAAATATATGAATTTAACCTTAACAGGTGAGtcatgtgttttctttaataTTCTTACTATATCTACTTTTAAGACCAACCTACTATTATATAATGGAATGGAGTAGTATTGTTCATTGTAAATGGtacttttttcctttattttgagtttttgatTGTTCATGCAGCTGTCCTACATGCTGATTACGTCCTCTCGTTAACTTTTAGCTCCCCAACTCTTTGAAGATTAATCTTTGAGGGAATTTAAACCTATTACTATCCCTCCTGAATAGGTCAAATGGACACGATGTTCTCTAAACAATGCAGACAGATTTTTACATGAAGTTCATTAAGTTTCTCTTAATTTAACAACTCACAATAGTCTGTAATATTTCATAAATATATAAGAGTCTTTGGTCTTCCTTCACAGGCGTCAAAGAGGGTGTTGAAGTGCTTACACTAAAATTTAAGTTTTGACATGTTCTTAGGACAGACGTTGACGCCAGGTCTGAACAGACCAAGTTCTGAAGCAAACACCTTTACAAGCTGAGTTTTGGTACAGAAGCTTCTGCAATATTTTGTTGTGAACAATCTCTTTATTTCAGTGCTGAAAATTCTTCAGGAAAGATGTCTTTCATGAAGCCTGTAAATCTAGTATAAGCTGACATTTATCAGGTCTGGGGCTGGCCAATAACATCATACTCTGGTGATCTGTCTGTTTTCTGCAGTGACATGTAAATTCTGTCTGCttgattttctttcttcattCTTGCTGTCctttggagaaaaaataaaattaattagcCATGATTTGTTGCCTAACAGTCAGTgcctttaaaacataaaatgcagCTGTCGCATCGTACCATATCATGTAGATTGTGAAGGCGACATTTATACTTAATGATACACCAGCAACGGCCCAGAGAAGCACTGCGCTGTGAGGTCCACAGTGCTGGACATGGCCTACCAAAGACATGGCACAATGTAGATTAGATGATTTCTCAAATGTGATGCAGTGTAATGTGCAGTTTATAGTCATATCTAACTCCATTTAGGGAGGGTGACAATTGTTAATATTCAGAAAGTATTGTCAAATAGCATGTATCTAAAGGACAGGGAGAAATGGACATACAATTCTAagaactgtaaatactgtaaataatgtatAACACAATTATAAGAAAGTTCTTAGAATAATTTTTCAAATTCTTTGCTGCATAATTTTCCTTAAAGTTCCATAGTCACAGTTTTAAATGTAGGGGAAACAAACCATGTGATGAACCCAACGTATATTAAAGGTGaatttgtcattcattttcaaCTACTTCAGAATGAAGAACAGAAACTACAGCAACGTATTTATACTGACGTTTTACTGTTATGACGACCAGATTACAGTTGCACAAATCAACATCCTCTTTTTGCCGGTTTTGTCTAGTTTTCATACCTTTGACAGAAACAGTTGTTCTTGGAGAAAACGTAATTTTCGGTTTACCAAACGGGAAACGACCAACTCCAAATTGATATGATCCAGAATCTGAATCGACAAGATCACAGATGATTATGCTGCAGTTCCCTTGATCCAGGTCGGGGTCCAACAGTGACACTCGTCCGTTGAACCCAGACTGAACTTTTTTGCTGGTGTGGAATATCATGTCTGAATCACCACATCTTTGTTTATCTGGTTCACACTTGTACCAAATCATATTTTTGGGTTTAAAACCATAATCAGTAGTGAAGGAACATGGAATCACAACACAGAGTCCAGCCTCTGCTGGTATTTCTGCTTCACTGAGAGTGACGCAGAATCCCATTCTACAGTCGGATCTCCTCAAATTAGATTCATCTGTTTAAAGCAAAGAAGGAGACAAAAACAGGGGTAGAACATGTTTAGATTTTGATGATACCTCATAGTATTTGATGAAGGATGAGCAAAGGCTACTTGAAAAGATGAATACCTGGGTCAGCATCGCTGCCTctcacagagaaaagcagagtCGCCCAGATTACAACTAACATCCTAAGTTTTTGATAGAGACATTCAGTTTCTCCCGTAACAGGACAACATTTTCACTACAAGCgtaacaaaaaggaaaaagttcaGCTGATGAAACAAAGGAAGTTCCAGACTAGACATTATAAGATCTTAAAACAGGATGTAACACATTGTGTAATGCCACAGTTGCTGAACCAAACTGGCACAGCACCCAGTGTGTGTCTTAAATACTTTTATGGTAAAGTGTTTTGTTAAATTGGCTCTAGAAAGGTGCTATATGAATAATGATAGTTAAAACAGCTAAACAACAGCTCTGATATGATAAAGGTCCTGAATTATTGATGCCCAACTACAGTATAATAAACACAAACTCTGACAAAATCAATATTTCTAATTCTCCCATTCCTCTTACATCGTGTACTTTTCCTTATCAGCAACAGCATTACCAGGACATTCTTTTACATTTGTTGAGGAAGAATCTGTTACTTAAATTCAATTTATAATTCAAAAAGATGTtaacaaaataaagtaaatattttaCCTATTTTGTATCCCctgctctcttctctccacagtgACTTCTGTTCCTCTCTTCACTGGTCTGACTCTTCTCTCTTTGTGTAACAACAAGGATTCAGGGAGTTTCCCTGCGCAGTgctggacattttttttaaatatttttcctcCACTGACACTGATACACGGGCATACATGATGTGTCATTTATCAGGGCTGtataaagtacccaaaagtcatactgaCATACAGTAAAGATATCTGATATTAACTGTACCTAAGTATCAGAAGTTGTTTTCTGGCAATAAAagaatcaaaagtacaagtagaAGTAAATTACGCAAATATTCATATGTATGTAAACACTGTATACCAAGAGTTGACCGATCATCGACTTGGTCGATTATAaaatctgatattcagcatttttgtgattatttaGATCActgtttctttcctttcttttttctttttatttatcaaattGCTACAGCATAATCTGTGAAAGTGAGTAATTACATTTGTcagatgaataaaataaaagtaccaTATTTGtctctgaaatgtagtgaagtggaaATATACTGTAGCAGGAATGGAATTCAAATATAGTACAAGTAACTCGAAATTCGAAAGTACAGTTCTTGAGTAAATTAACTTAGTTACATCACATCACTGTCCTATATCTCATCGTGTATCATATCTTATtgggaatgaaagaaaaacattttgtatgcTTGCTTGAAACTATAAAATAGTTCAAATAGTCTTCCTTCTTACCAGAGGTGAcaaaagtacacacattctttactcaagtagaagtacagatatttgtgtaaaaatgacagacaaactgaaaaaaacttctttatttaagtaaaagtaataaagtacaggCTGAGGtgagtctccctctctgtctttttccatcTTGTTACGTCTTTTACATTGTTTCGTCTTGCTACTGactgaaatcagtcttgtgtTGTCAGCTTGCAATAACGCAAATGAAATATAATTAATAATTCTCCTTGAATGCATTAAAACTCAAGTAAccagcctgttttgaaaatgcaaGTAGGAAGTACAGATATTTAGTAGATATATAATAGAATTCAAATGTTGGGAGGAAAAGTAGATAGTATTAGAAAGTtgtaagaaaataaacactcaattaagtacagatacctgaaaaattTACAGTTGTAAGACATCTTTCTGAGAGTATAAACAGAAAAACCCCAGCACCGTATCTCAGCTCCTTTAACCTGTAAAAAAAGATCCACCAAAAGCACTTCAATCCTGGTTACAGTAGATGACTGTGATTACTCTGGTGTGTATGATACAaaggt of Sparus aurata chromosome 17, fSpaAur1.1, whole genome shotgun sequence contains these proteins:
- the LOC115568148 gene encoding uncharacterized protein LOC115568148 isoform X2, whose product is MLVVIWATLLFSVRGSDADPDESNLRRSDCRMGFCVTLSEAEIPAEAGLCVVIPCSFTTDYGFKPKNMIWYKCEPDKQRCGDSDMIFHTSKKVQSGFNGRVSLLDPDLDQGNCSIIICDLVDSDSGSYQFGVGRFPFGKPKITFSPRTTVSVKGHVQHCGPHSAVLLWAVAGVSLSINVAFTIYMICKNEERKSSRQNLHVTAENRQITRV
- the LOC115568148 gene encoding sialic acid-binding Ig-like lectin 10 isoform X3; protein product: MGFCVTLSEAEIPAEAGLCVVIPCSFTTDYGFKPKNMIWYKCEPDKQRCGDSDMIFHTSKKVQSGFNGRVSLLDPDLDQGNCSIIICDLVDSDSGSYQFGVGRFPFGKPKITFSPRTTVSVKGHVQHCGPHSAVLLWAVAGVSLSINVAFTIYMIWTARMKKENQADRIYMSLQKTDRSPEYDVIGQPQT
- the LOC115568148 gene encoding uncharacterized protein LOC115568148 isoform X1; translation: MLVVIWATLLFSVRGSDADPDESNLRRSDCRMGFCVTLSEAEIPAEAGLCVVIPCSFTTDYGFKPKNMIWYKCEPDKQRCGDSDMIFHTSKKVQSGFNGRVSLLDPDLDQGNCSIIICDLVDSDSGSYQFGVGRFPFGKPKITFSPRTTVSVKGHVQHCGPHSAVLLWAVAGVSLSINVAFTIYMIWTARMKKENQADRIYMSLQKTDRSPEYDVIGQPQT